One genomic segment of Streptomyces sp. NBC_00239 includes these proteins:
- a CDS encoding phosphoadenylyl-sulfate reductase has protein sequence MTTVQETAAATAGDLRALAEQAGRDLEDASPLEILRWAADTFGAQFCVTSSMEDAVVAHLASRVRPGVDVVFLDTGYHFEETIGTRDAVEAVMDVRLITLTPRQSVAEQDAEYGPKLHDRDPDLCCALRKVKPLEEGLTGYRAWATGLRRDESPTRANTPVVGWDEKRQKVKISPIARWTQDDVEAYVAEHGVLTNPLLTDGYASVGCAPCTRRVAEGEDARAGRWAGRSKTECGLHG, from the coding sequence ATGACGACCGTTCAGGAAACCGCCGCAGCCACGGCCGGCGACCTGAGGGCGCTGGCCGAGCAGGCGGGCCGCGACCTGGAGGACGCCTCGCCGCTGGAGATCCTGCGCTGGGCCGCGGACACCTTCGGCGCGCAGTTCTGCGTGACCTCCTCCATGGAGGACGCGGTCGTCGCGCACCTCGCCTCGCGGGTCCGCCCCGGTGTGGACGTGGTCTTCCTCGACACGGGCTACCACTTCGAGGAGACCATCGGCACCCGTGACGCGGTCGAGGCCGTGATGGACGTCAGGCTCATCACTCTCACCCCGCGCCAGAGCGTCGCCGAGCAGGACGCCGAGTACGGCCCGAAGCTGCACGACCGCGACCCCGACCTGTGCTGCGCCCTGCGCAAGGTCAAGCCCCTCGAAGAGGGCCTGACCGGTTACCGGGCCTGGGCCACGGGCCTGCGCCGCGACGAGTCCCCGACCCGGGCCAACACCCCGGTGGTCGGCTGGGACGAGAAGCGGCAGAAGGTCAAGATCTCGCCGATCGCCCGCTGGACCCAGGACGACGTGGAGGCGTACGTCGCCGAGCACGGGGTCCTGACCAACCCGCTGCTGACGGACGGCTACGCCTCGGTCGGCTGCGCCCCCTGCACCCGCCGGGTGGCGGAGGGCGAGGACGCCCGCGCCGGCCGCTGGGCGGGCCGGTCGAAGACTGAATGCGGGCTGCACGGCTGA
- the cysC gene encoding adenylyl-sulfate kinase, whose translation MTERTEATEKQMSVTGQGATVWLTGLPSAGKTTIAYALAERLRAEGHRVEVLDGDEIREFLSAGLGFTREDRHTNVQRIGFVAELLASNGVKALVPVIAPFADSREAVSGRHAKAGTTYLEVHVATPVEVCSERDVKGLYAKQAAGEISGLTGVDDPYEAPVDPDLRIESHTQSVQESASALYALLTERGLA comes from the coding sequence ATGACCGAACGTACCGAAGCTACGGAGAAGCAGATGAGCGTGACCGGCCAGGGAGCCACGGTGTGGCTGACCGGTCTGCCGAGCGCGGGCAAGACCACGATCGCGTACGCGCTGGCCGAGCGGCTGCGCGCGGAGGGCCACCGGGTGGAGGTCCTCGACGGCGACGAGATCCGCGAGTTCCTGTCGGCCGGGCTGGGCTTCACCCGCGAGGACCGCCACACCAACGTGCAGCGGATCGGCTTCGTCGCCGAACTCCTCGCGAGCAACGGCGTCAAGGCGCTGGTGCCGGTGATCGCGCCGTTCGCGGACAGCCGGGAGGCCGTCTCCGGGCGGCACGCCAAGGCGGGTACGACGTACCTGGAAGTGCACGTGGCCACCCCGGTCGAGGTGTGCTCCGAGCGTGACGTGAAGGGCCTGTACGCCAAGCAGGCGGCGGGCGAGATCTCCGGTCTGACCGGGGTCGACGACCCGTACGAGGCCCCGGTGGACCCGGACCTCCGCATCGAGTCGCACACGCAGTCCGTGCAGGAGTCGGCATCGGCCCTGTACGCGCTGCTCACCGAGAGGGGTCTGGCATGA
- the cysD gene encoding sulfate adenylyltransferase subunit CysD, producing the protein MTTTVAHVHGGTDAPYALSHLDSLESEAVHIFREVAGEFEKPVILFSGGKDSIVMLHLALKAFAPAPVPFTLLHVDTGHNFPEVLEYRDRTVARHGLRLHVASVQEYIDAGKLRERPDGTRNPLQTVPLTEAIQRLKFDAVFGGGRRDEEKARAKERVFSLRDEFSQWDPRRQRPELWQLYNGRHAPGEHVRVFPLSNWTELDVWQYIAREGIELPQIYFAHEREVFLRNGMWLTAGEWGGPKEDETPETRLIRYRTVGDMSCTGAVDSDATTLDAVITEIAASRLTERGATRADDKMSEAAMEDRKREGYF; encoded by the coding sequence ATGACGACGACCGTCGCACACGTCCACGGCGGGACGGACGCGCCTTACGCGCTGTCGCACCTGGACTCCCTCGAATCGGAGGCCGTGCACATCTTCCGCGAGGTGGCGGGCGAGTTCGAGAAGCCGGTGATCCTCTTCTCCGGCGGCAAGGACTCCATCGTCATGCTGCACCTGGCGCTGAAGGCGTTCGCGCCGGCGCCGGTGCCGTTCACGCTGCTGCACGTGGACACCGGGCACAACTTCCCCGAGGTCCTGGAGTACCGCGACCGCACGGTCGCCCGGCACGGCCTGCGGCTGCACGTGGCCTCCGTCCAGGAGTACATCGACGCCGGCAAGCTGCGCGAGCGCCCGGACGGCACCCGCAACCCGCTGCAGACCGTCCCGCTCACCGAGGCGATCCAGCGGCTCAAGTTCGACGCCGTGTTCGGCGGCGGCCGCCGCGACGAGGAGAAGGCCCGCGCGAAGGAGCGGGTGTTCTCGCTGCGCGACGAGTTCTCCCAGTGGGACCCGCGCCGCCAGCGCCCCGAGCTGTGGCAGCTGTACAACGGCCGCCACGCGCCCGGCGAGCACGTGCGCGTCTTCCCGCTCTCCAACTGGACCGAGCTGGACGTGTGGCAGTACATCGCCCGCGAGGGCATCGAGCTGCCGCAGATCTACTTCGCCCACGAGCGCGAGGTGTTCCTGCGCAACGGCATGTGGCTGACGGCCGGCGAGTGGGGCGGCCCGAAGGAGGACGAGACGCCCGAGACGCGGCTCATCCGCTACCGCACCGTCGGTGACATGTCCTGCACCGGTGCCGTCGACTCCGACGCCACCACCCTGGACGCCGTGATCACCGAGATCGCCGCCTCCCGGCTCACCGAGCGGGGCGCCACCCGCGCCGACGACAAGATGTCCGAGGCCGCGATGGAAGACCGCAAGCGCGAAGGGTACTTCTAG